A region from the Hydra vulgaris chromosome 10, alternate assembly HydraT2T_AEP genome encodes:
- the LOC100199849 gene encoding max dimerization protein 1 encodes MAKINVLIQAAKLVESDEDIVLPKTKGSVRVIGLFAEEDTEVYEQYSSSIQSSPSSMSDSESKKGKPYYCPGSREQHNRLEKNRRAEMKQFFIKLKQHVPSLEGKPKASNASILAAAKSYIEELKKLDKRYEVERYRLHRCRVCLEEQVKMLKEDIRRQSLQNELFSQVQQEKKCLKNPKEMTSVETQANEADILAELPVDSFSCTGTIVSDTAAIAEPGGLEKQSVETFIISDSSFSKNIEDDIAVEYETHMTKENESFSLDSIILPRYSEPLDQLTTNIQYASSSDSDFSSKSFYFEFQHRSDDEEPDLEIEL; translated from the exons ATATAGTGTTACCGAAAACTAAAGGCTCTGTTAGAGTCATTGGATTATTTGCTGAAGAAGACACAGAGGTTTATGAACAATATAGTAGTAGTATTCAGAGTTCTCCTTCTTCTATGTCAGACTCAGAATCAAAGAAAGGAAAGCCTTATTATTG tcctGGTTCAAGAGAGCAGCATAACAGATTAGAAAAGAATAG gCGAGCTGAaatgaaacagttttttataaagttgaaacAACATGTTCCATCATTAGAAGGAAAACCCAAAGCTTCTAACGCATCTATTCTGGCAGCAGCAAAATCATATATTGAA GAGTTGAAAAAACTTGATAAGCGTTATGAAGTTGAACGGTATCGTCTTCATCGATGCCGTGTATGCCTTGAAGAGCAAGTTAAAATGCTCAAAGAAGACATTCGCCGACAAAGTTTACAGAATGAACTATTTTCTCAAGtccaacaagaaaaaaaatgtctaaaaaatcCAAAAGAGATGACATCTGTTGAAACCCAAGCAAATGAAGCTGATATTCTTGCGGAACTACCTGTAGACTCGTTTAGCTGTACCGGTACTATTGTGTCTGACACTGCTGCTATTGCTGAACCTGGCGGACTAGAGAAACAATCAgttgaaacttttataatttcagATTCTtctttctcaaaaaatattgaagacgATATAGCAGTGGAATATGAAACACATATGACAAAAGAAAATGAATCATTTTCACTTGATAGCATAATTTTACCGAGATATTCTGAACCGCTGGACCAACTCACTACAAATATACAATATGCTAGTAGTTCCGATAGTGACTTTTcaagtaaatctttttattttgagtttcaACACCGTAGTGATGATGAAGAACCTGATTTAGAAATTGAGCTATAA